The Struthio camelus isolate bStrCam1 chromosome 5, bStrCam1.hap1, whole genome shotgun sequence genome has a segment encoding these proteins:
- the LOC138067335 gene encoding LOW QUALITY PROTEIN: scavenger receptor cysteine-rich type 1 protein M130-like (The sequence of the model RefSeq protein was modified relative to this genomic sequence to represent the inferred CDS: inserted 1 base in 1 codon), which produces MATTSQLPTRALGLLLCMQLCRGTEELRLVDGGSRCEGRVEVKHEGQWGAVCSYDFTWVVREASVVCRQLGCGTVARTSPYTPFGAGTGRIWLQPIFCSGTETALHNCRHYGWGQHYCDHDRDVGVTCSDAVELRXGGGPCEGRLEVKLRGQWGTVADDEWDMEDAEVVCQQLGCGSAQSAPGVTRFGEGSGPIHLVRPDCRGDESALWDCTIPGWGPYNGRHGWDVGVVCQGFVRLVGGDGACSGRVEVRQGRAWATLCEGRVDLNTAHVICKEQGCGAALAVTGAARFGAGAGPIWDGGFECAGNESLLSTCARRLPHGQRCNHTSDAGVVCSPYTGFRLANGSTACAGRVEVEARGTWGALCDAGWDEPDAHVLCHHLGCGFATSVPRGGSFGAGTGPVWRDTFHCSGSESHLAECPATALGIPACSPGHTATVQCSGASTPGRDVAGALCSAPPPRPRWQPSEGSPAIDAASGLAGPGAGGALRAGPAPSAPRSPLRTCALSEGPGGAEPLRLVDGESRCDGRLEMALGDAWGPVLAERWDASGATVVCRQLRCGAAEQAYAAPLLGPASSRVGLSGLRCAGTEARLAHCNATAATAAPAGHAHQAAVSARGLPQAGLSPAAGSRRLRLVSGPGRCAGRVELYVRGAWSSVCQDSWHLSDAAVVCRHLGCGQALAAPASARYGRGSGPLWLGAELTALRLVGGSGCAGRLQVFYNGTWGSVCANGTSRATAAVVCRQLGCGAGGSLAAVPATPQAGGPAWLAWVQCGEGADSLWRCPSAPWHLHHCRSPGDTHITCHGQPPANSATPTPAPTTACPAGAACTGAPRNPPTPAGAMPLTTVLCIVLGTLLCLALGALAVQAWRSMARRTGPRRAADTLSEAEAVYEELDYTLTPEYQQVPSGSASPSQGSGTKLPYYTQHSMEDSNPGTAADVPGLTRHEPPDGYDDASTVLEPGEAAAPGSSDGGVCEAAALGAGRQPSLSPLEPPATATDALASTHSDTGYDDVGIGSLRTSL; this is translated from the exons atggccaccaccagccagctgcccaccagggcactggggctgctcctgtgcatgcagctgtgcaggg GCACCGAGGAGCTGCGGCTGGTGGACGGAGGCAGCCGCTGCGAGGGCCGCGTGGAGGTGAAGCACGAGGGCCAGTGGGGCGCTGTGTGCAGCTATGACTTCACCTGGGTTGTCCGCGAAGCCTCCGtggtctgcaggcagctgggatgTGGCACTGTGGCAAGGACCTCCCCGTACACGCCGTTTGGGGCCGGGACCGGACGGATTTGGCTACAACCCATCTTCTGCAGTGGTACCGAGACAGCACTCCACAACTGCCGACACTATGGCTGGGGCCAGCATTACTGTGACCATGACAGGGACGTCGGAGTGACGTGCTCAG ATGCCgtggagctga ctggaggtggTCCCTGCGAGGGCAGGCTGGAGGTGAAGCTGCGGGGCCAGTGGGGAACAGTGGCGGATGATGAATGGGACATGGAGGACGCTGAGGTGGTGTgtcagcagctgggctgtggctcaGCCCAAAGTGCCCCTGGCGTGACCCGCTTTGGGGAAGGGTCTGGACCAATTCATCTTGTACGGCCTGATTGTCGTGGTGACGAGTCTGCCCTTTGGGACTGCACAATCCCGGGATGGGGGCCGTACAATGGCCGCCATGGCTGGGATGTTGGTGTGGTCTGTCAAG GATTTGTGCGGCTGGTCGGCGGGGACggcgcctgctcgggccgcgtgGAGGTGAGGCAGGGCCGTGCCTGGGCCACCCTCTGCGAGGGCCGTGTGGACCTCAACACCGCCCACGTCATCTGCAAGGAGCAGGGGTGCGGAGCAGCTCTGGCCGTCACCGGGGCGGCGCGctttggggcaggagccgggcccATCTGGGACGGGGGCTTCGAGTGTGCAGGCAACGAATCCCTCCTGTCCACCTGCGCCCGACGACTGCCCCACGGCCAGCGCTGCAACCACACCAGCGACGCCGGCGTCGTCTGCTCCC CCTACACGGGCTTCAGGCTGGCCAACGGCAGCACGGCGTGCGCAGGGCGAGTGGAGGTGGAGGCGCGGGGCACCTGGGGTGCCCTCTGCGACGCCGGCTGGGACGAGCCCGACGCCCACGTGCTCTGCCACCACCTCGGCTGTGGCTTTGCCACCTCTGTGCCCCGCGGAGGGTCTTTTGGGGCAGGCACCGGCCCCGTGTGGCGCGACACCTTTCACTGCAGCGGCAGCGAGTCCCACCTGGCAGAGTGCCCTGCCACGGCGCTGGGCATCCCCGCCTGCTCGCCAGGCCACACTGCCACCGTCCAGTGCTCAGGTGCGt ccacgcCAGGGAGGGATGTGGCGggcgctctctgctctgccccaccgccccggccccgctggcagccctcggagggctcgccggcCATCGACGCCGCCTctgggctggcggggccgggggcgggcggggccctgcgggcaggcccagcccccagcgctccccgcagccccctcagGACATGTGCCCTCTCGGAGGGACCAGGTGGCGCTGAACCCCTGCGGCTGGTGGACGGGGAGAGCCGCTGCGACGGGCGCCTGGAGATGGCCCTGGGCGACGCCTGGGGCCCGGTGCTGGCCGAGCGGTGGGACGCGAGCGGCGCCACcgtggtgtgccggcagctgcggtgcggcgcggcggagcAGGCCTACGCCGCCCCGCTGCTGGGACCAGCGTCGAGCCGCGTGGGGCTGAGCGGGCTCCGGTGCGCAGGCACGGAGGCTCGCCTGGCCCACTGCAACGCCACGGCCGCCACGGCTGCACCGGCGGGCCACGCCCACCAAGCGGCCGTGTCTGCTCGG GGGCTGCCCCAAGCCGGGCTGTCtcccgctgcaggcagccggcGCCTACGGCTGGTgagcggccccggccgctgcgccGGCAGAGTGGAGCTCTACGTCCGGGGCGCCTGGAGCAGCGTCTGCCAGGACTCGTGGCACCTGTCCGACGCCGCCGTCGTCTGCCGCCACTTGGGCTGCGGCCAGGCCCTGGCagcgcccgcctcggcccgctacggccgcggctcggggccgcTGTGGCTGGGCGCTG AGCTCACAGCCCTGCGGCTGGTGGGCGGCAGCGGCtgcgccgggcgcctgcaggtctTCTACAACGGGACGTGGGGCAGCGTGTGCGCCAACGGCACCAGCCGCGCCACAGCCGCcgtggtgtgccggcagctgggctgcggggccgggggcagcctggCGGCCGTCCCCGCAACCCCCCAGGCCGGGGGCCCCGCCTGGCTGGCCTGGGTGCAGTGCGGCGAGGGGGCCGACTCCCTCTggcgctgcccctccgccccctggCACCTGCACCACTGCCGCTCCCCCGGGGACACCCACATCACGTGCCACGGGCAGCCTCCAGCCAACAGCGCGACTCCCACGCCAGCCCCCACcaccgcctgccccgccggcgcaGCCTGCACAG gtgcccccaggaaccccccaaCACCTGCTGGGGCCATGCCGCTGACCACCGTCCTCTGCATCGTCCTGGGGACccttctgtgcctggccctgggggcccttGCTGTGCAGGCATGGCGCTCCATGGCTCGGCGCACAG GCCCCCGCAGAGCTGCAGATACACTCTCAGAGGCAGAGGCCGTCTATGAGGAGCTCGACTACACCCTGACACCCGAGTACCAGCAGGTCCCCAGTGGCTCAG CCTCACCATCGCAGGGCTCAGGGACCAAGCTGCCCTATTACACCCAGCACAGCATGGAGGACAGCAACCCCGGGACTGCCGCAG ACGTCCCTGGCCTGACCAGGCACGAACCCCCGGATGGGTACGATGATGCCTCCACCGTGCTGGAGCCAGGAGAGGCCGCTGCTCCGGGGTCAAGTGACGGAGGTGTGTGCGAGGCTGCGGCACTGGGAG CGGGGAGAcagccctccctcagccccctagAGCCGCCCGCAACCGCCACAGACGCCCTGGCCTCAACACACAGTGACACGGGCTACGACGACGTTGGCATTGGTAGTCTCAGGACGTCTCTCTGA
- the LOC138067336 gene encoding antigen WC1.1-like, translating to MATTSQLPTRALGLLLCMQLCRGTGELRLVDGGSRCEGRVEVKHEGQWGAVCSYDFDWDVRGASVVCRQLGCGTVARASPYTPFGAGTGRIWLQPFFCRGTETALHNCPHFGWGQHYCNHDTDIGVTCSDAVELRLVNGGGPCEGRLEVKLRGQWGTVADDDWDMADAEVVCQQLGCGSAQSAPGVTRFGEGSGQIHLALPDCRGNESVLWDCTIPGWGPYNGPHDWDVGVVCQGFVRLVGGDGACSGRVEVRQGRAWATLCEGHVDLNTAHVICKEQGCGAALAVTGAARFGAGAGPIWDGGFECAGNESLLSTCARRLPHGQRCNHTSDAGVVCSPYTGFRLANGSTACAGRVEVEARGTWGALCDAGWDEPDAHVLCHHLGCGFATSVPRGGSFGAGTGPVWRDTFHCSGSESHLAECPATALGIPACSPGHTAAVQCSGGAEPLRLVDGESRCDGRLEMALGDAWGPVLAERWDASGATVVCRQLRCGAAEQAYAAPLLGPASSRVGLSGLRCAGTEARLAHCNATAATAAPAGRAHQAAVVCSGSRRLRLVSGPGRCAGRVELYVRGAWSSVCQDSWHLSDAAVVCRHLGCGQALAAPASARYGRGSGPLWLGAELTALRLVGGSGCAGRLQVFYNGTWGSVCANGTSRATAAVVCRQLGCGAGGSLAAVPATPQAGGPAWLAWVQCGEGADSLWRCPSAPWHLHHCRSPGDTHITCHGQPPANSATPTPAPTTACPAGAACTGAPRNPPTPAGAMPLTTVLCIVLGTLLCLALGALAVQAWRSMARRTGPRRAADTLSEAEAVYEELDYTLTPEYQQVPSGSASPSQGSGTKLPYYTQHSMEDSNPGTAADVPGLTRHEPPDGYDDASTVLEPGEAAAPGSSDGGVCEAAALGAGSQPSLSPLEPPATATDALASTHSDTGYDDVGIGSLRTSL from the exons ATGGCCACCACCAGCCAGCTGCCCACCAGGGCACTGGGGCTGCTCctgtgcatgcagctgtgcaggg GCACTGGGGAGCTGCGGCTGGTGGACGGAGGCAGCCGCTGTGAGGGCCGTGTGGAGGTGAAGCACGAGGGCCAGTGGGGCGCTGTGTGCAGCTACGACTTTGACTGGGATGTCCGCGGAGCCTCCGtggtctgcaggcagctgggatgCGGCACTGTAGCACGGGCCTCCCCGTACACGCCGTTTGGGGCCGGGACCGGACGGATTTGGCTGCAACCCTTCTTCTGCCGTGGTACCGAGACAGCACTCCACAACTGCCCACACTTTGGCTGGGGCCAGCACTACTGCAACCATGACACAGACATTGGGGTGACGTGCTCAG ATGCCGTGgagctgaggctggtgaacggaGGTGGTCCCTGCGAGGGCAGGCTGGAGGTGAAGCTGCGGGGCCAGTGGGGAACAGTGGCGGATGATGACTGGGACATGGCGGACGCTGAGGTGGTGTgtcagcagctgggctgtggctcaGCCCAAAGTGCCCCTGGCGTGACCCGCTTTGGGGAAGGGTCTGGACAAATTCATCTTGCACTGCCTGACTGTCGTGGGAATGAGTCTGTCCTCTGGGACTGCACAATCCCGGGATGGGGGCCGTACAATGGCCCCCATGACTGGGATGTTGGTGTGGTCTGTCAAG GATTTGTGCGGCTGGTCGGCGGGGACGGTGCCTGCTCGGGCCGCGTGGAGGTGAGGCAGGGCCGTGCCTGGGCCACCCTCTGCGAGGGCCATGTGGACCTCAACACCGCCCACGTCATCTGCAAGGAGCAGGGGTGCGGAGCAGCTCTGGCCGTCACCGGGGCGGCGCGctttggggcaggagccgggcccATCTGGGACGGGGGCTTCGAGTGTGCAGGCAACGAATCCCTCCTGTCCACCTGCGCCCGACGACTGCCCCACGGCCAGCGCTGCAACCACACCAGCGACGCCGGCGTCGTCTGCTCCC CCTACACGGGCTTCAGGCTGGCCAACGGCAGCACGGCGTGCGCAGGGCGAGTGGAGGTGGAGGCGCGGGGCACCTGGGGTGCCCTCTGCGACGCCGGCTGGGACGAGCCCGACGCCCACGTGCTCTGCCACCACCTCGGCTGTGGCTTTGCCACCTCTGTGCCCCGCGGAGGGTCTTTTGGGGCAGGCACCGGCCCCGTGTGGCGCGACACCTTTCACTGCAGCGGCAGCGAGTCCCACCTGGCAGAGTGCCCTGCCACGGCGCTGGGCATCCCCGCCTGCTCGCCAGGCCACACTGCCGCCGTCCAGTGCTCAG GTGGCGCTGAACCCCTGCGGCTGGTGGACGGGGAGAGCCGCTGCGACGGGCGCCTGGAGATGGCCCTGGGCGACGCCTGGGGCCCGGTGCTGGCCGAGCGGTGGGACGCGAGCGGCGCCACcgtggtgtgccggcagctgcggtgcggcgcggcggagcAGGCCTACGCCGCCCCGCTGCTGGGACCAGCGTCGAGCCGCGTGGGGCTGAGCGGGCTCCGGTGCGCAGGCACGGAGGCTCGCCTGGCCCACTGCAACGCCACGGCCGCCACGGCTGCACCGGCGGGCCGCGCCCACCAAGCGGCCGTTGTCTGCTCGG gcagccggcGCCTACGGCTGGTgagcggccccggccgctgcgccGGCAGAGTGGAGCTCTACGTCCGGGGCGCCTGGAGCAGCGTCTGCCAGGACTCGTGGCACCTGTCCGACGCCGCCGTCGTCTGCCGCCACTTGGGCTGCGGCCAGGCCCTGGCagcgcccgcctcggcccgctacggccgcggctcggggccgcTGTGGCTGGGCGCTG AGCTCACAGCCCTGCGGCTGGTGGGCGGCAGCGGCtgcgccgggcgcctgcaggtctTCTACAACGGGACGTGGGGCAGCGTGTGCGCCAACGGCACCAGCCGCGCCACAGCCGCcgtggtgtgccggcagctgggctgcggggccgggggcagcctggCGGCCGTCCCCGCAACCCCCCAGGCCGGGGGCCCCGCCTGGCTGGCCTGGGTGCAGTGCGGCGAGGGGGCCGACTCCCTCTggcgctgcccctccgccccctggCACCTGCACCACTGCCGCTCCCCCGGGGACACCCACATCACGTGCCACGGGCAGCCTCCAGCCAACAGCGCGACTCCCACACCAGCCCCCACcaccgcctgccccgccggcgcaGCCTGCACAG gtgcccccaggaaccccccaaCACCTGCTGGGGCCATGCCGCTGACCACCGTCCTCTGCATCGTCCTGGGGACccttctgtgcctggccctgggggcccttGCTGTGCAGGCATGGCGCTCCATGGCTCGGCGCACAG GCCCCCGCAGAGCTGCAGATACACTCTCAGAGGCAGAGGCCGTCTATGAGGAGCTCGACTACACCCTGACACCCGAGTACCAGCAGGTCCCCAGTGGCTCAG CCTCACCATCGCAGGGCTCAGGGACCAAGCTGCCCTATTACACCCAGCACAGCATGGAGGACAGCAACCCCGGGACAGCAGCAG ACGTCCCTGGCCTGACCAGGCACGAACCCCCGGATGGGTACGATGATGCCTCCACCGTGCTGGAGCCAGGAGAGGCCGCTGCTCCGGGGTCAAGTGACGGAGGTGTGTGCGAGGCTGCGGCACTGGGAG CGGGGAGCcagccctccctcagccccctagAGCCGCCCGCAACCGCCACAGACGCCCTGGCCTCAACACACAGTGACACGGGCTACGACGACGTTGGCATTGGTAGTCTCAGGACGTCTCTCTGA